Proteins encoded within one genomic window of Fragaria vesca subsp. vesca linkage group LG1, FraVesHawaii_1.0, whole genome shotgun sequence:
- the LOC101299237 gene encoding uncharacterized protein LOC101299237, which produces MGNCASEPKTNDYASPAPVFKNEELTAQPDYDRDVLVNTKETNGDKQPSLGALLKEEEEKMVLVPLKPKEKEVVVVPKETKVAIQPKEKKEKEEPKTTTEKKEEIVVEQVKAHEADIKSVPTTAITQEDKTFDEEKKLVEETNEIKTSAKEIDDIKKPAEEINDIKKPVEEIVEIKKPTNEIVDIKKPVEEIKDIEKPAEAIHHIIKKPIEEIKETDKKLEDINEIKKTEQISDIKNPEEINEENKPKENGVEIKKLEMNEQTSEKPDN; this is translated from the exons ATGGGTAATTGCGCGAGTGAACCGAAGACCAATGATTATGCATCACCAGCACCTGTGTTTAAGAATGAGGAGTTAACAGCACAACCTGATTATGATCGTGATGTATTGGTGAACACTAAGGAGACTAATGGGGATAAGCAACCCTCTCTTGGGGCCTTGCTTAAGGAG GAAGAAGAAAAGATGGTCCTAGTTCCCTTAAAACCAAAAGAAAAAGAGGTAGTAGTTGTGCCAAAAGAAACGAAGGTAGCGATTCAACCGAAAGAAAAAAAAGAAAAAGAAGAGCCTAAAACTACTACTGAGAAGAAAGAGGAGATAGTTGTCGAGCAAGTGAAAGCACATGAAGCAGATATAAAATCGGTACCAACAACTGCAATTACCCAAGAAGACAAGACTTTTGATGAGGAGAAGAAACTAGTAGAAGAGACAAACGAGATTAAGACATCAGCAAAAGAGATCGATGATATCAAGAAACCAGCAGAAGAGATTAATGATATCAAGAAACCAGTAGAAGAGATTGTTGAAATTAAGAAACCAACGAATGAGATTGTTGATATCAAGAAACCAGTCGAAGAAATCAAAGATATCGAGAAACCGGCAGAAGCGATTCATCATATCATCAAGAAACCAATTGAAGAGATTAAGGAGACTGATAAGAAACTCGAAGATATTAACGAGATAAAGAAAACTGAACAGATCAGTGACATAAAGAACCCCGAAGAGATCAATGAGGAAAATAAACCCAAAGAAAATGGTGTGGAGATCAAAAAACTAGAAATGAATGAGCAAACGTCGGAAAAACCTGATAATTAA